The following proteins are co-located in the Mus pahari chromosome 14, PAHARI_EIJ_v1.1, whole genome shotgun sequence genome:
- the Fscn2 gene encoding fascin-2 isoform X1, with translation MPTNGLHQVLKIQFGLVNDADRYLTAESFGFKVNASAASLKRKQIWVLEPDPGQGTAVLFRSSHLGRYLSAEEDGRVACEMDQPGRDCRFLVLPQPDGRWVLQSEPHGRFFGGIEDRLSCFATAISPAELWTVHLAIHPQAHLLSVSRRRYVHLCLQEDEMAADGDMPWGVDALVTLIFQSRRYCLKSYDSRYLRSDGRLVWEPEAHACYTLEFKAGKLAFKDCDGRYLAPVGPAGTLKAGRNTRPSKDELFDLEQSHPQVVLVAANRRYISVRQGINVSANQDEELDHETFLMQIDQETKKCTFYSSIGGYWTLVTHGGIQATATQASANTMFEIEWHGRRVALKASNGRYVCMKKNGQLAAISDFVGEHSLPLSVGAALHPGSSTSPSPAGEDELFTLKLINRPLLVLRGLDGFVCHRRGSNQLDTNRSTYDVFHLSFRDGAYQIRGRGGGFWYTGSHGSVCSDGDLAEDFLFEFRERGRLAIRALSGKYLRGGASGLLRADADLPVGEALWEY, from the exons ATGCCAACCAACGGCCTGCACCAGGTGCTGAAGATCCAGTTTGGCCTCGTTAACGATGCCGACCGCTACCTGACTGCAGAGAGCTTTGGCTTCAAGGTCAACGCCTCTGCAGCCAGCCTCAAAAGGAAGCAGATCTGGGTCCTGGAGCCCGACCCGGGGCAGGGCACTGCCGTGCTGTTCCGTAGCAGTCACCTAGGCCGCTACCTGTCAGCAGAAGAAGATGGACGTGTGGCCTGCGAGATGGATCAGCCAGGCCGTGACTGTCGCTTCCTGGTCTTGCCTCAGCCTGATGGGCGCTGGGTGCTGCAGTCAGAGCCACACGGCCGCTTCTTCGGTGGCATTGAGGACCGACTGTCCTGTTTTGCCACGGCCATCTCCCCAGCAGAGCTGTGGACCGTGCACCTGGCCATCCACCCACAGGCTCATTTGCTGAGTGTGAGCCGTCGGCGCTACGTGCACCTGTGCCTTCAGGAGGATGAGATGGCAGCAGATGGTGACATGCCATGGGGTGTGGACGCACTAGTCACCCTCATTTTCCAGAGCAGGCGGTACTGCCTCAAGTCTTATGACAGCCGCTACCTTCGCAGTGATGGCCGTCTTGTCTGGGAACCTGAAGCCCATGCCTGCTACACGCTGGAGTTCAAGGCAGGCAAGCTGGCCTTCAAGGACTGTGACGGCCGGTACCTGGCACCTGTGGGGCCTGCCGGCACGCTCAAGGCTGGCCGCAACACGAGGCCCAGCAAGGATGAACTCTTCGACCTGGAGCAAAGTCACCCACAGGTGGTGCTGGTAGCTGCCAACCGCCGCTACATCTCAGTGAGGCAAG GAATCAATGTCTCGGCCAATCAGGATGAAGAACTGGATCATGAGACATTCCTGATGCAAATCGACCAGGAGACAAAGAAGTGTACTTTTTATTCCAGCATTGGGGGCTACTGGACCTTGGTCACTCATGGGGGCATTCAGGCCACAGCCACACAAGC cTCTGCCAACACCATGTTTGAAATAGAATGGCATGGCCGGCGGGTGGCACTTAAAGCCAGCAACGGGCGTTATGTGTGCATGAAGAAAAACGGGCAGCTGGCCGCCATCAGCGACTTTGTGGGTGAGCATTCCCTGCCTCTGTCAGTTGGGGCAGCTCTCCATCCAGGGTCT TCCACATCACCCTCTCCTGCAGGCGAGGACGAGCTGTTCACCCTCAAGCTCATCAATCGACCCCTCCTGGTGCTGCGCggcctggatggttttgtgtgccaCCGCCGGGGCTCCAACCAGCTGGACACCAACCGTTCCACCTACGATGTCTTCCACCTGAGCTTCAGGGATGGCGCCTATCAGATCAGAG GCCGTGGAGGTGGGTTCTGGTACACAGGCAGCCATGGAAGCGTGTGCAGCGATGGTGACTTGGCTGAAGATTTCCTCTTCGAGTTCCGAGAGCGTGGCCGTCTGGCCATCCGAGCCCTCAGCGGCAAGTACCTGCGTGGGGGAGCCTCAGGGCTCCTGCGTGCTGACGCAGACCTGCCTGTAGGGGAAGCTCTCTGGGAATACTGA
- the Fscn2 gene encoding fascin-2 isoform X2: MPTNGLHQVLKIQFGLVNDADRYLTAESFGFKVNASAASLKRKQIWVLEPDPGQGTAVLFRSSHLGRYLSAEEDGRVACEMDQPGRDCRFLVLPQPDGRWVLQSEPHGRFFGGIEDRLSCFATAISPAELWTVHLAIHPQAHLLSVSRRRYVHLCLQEDEMAADGDMPWGVDALVTLIFQSRRYCLKSYDSRYLRSDGRLVWEPEAHACYTLEFKAGKLAFKDCDGRYLAPVGPAGTLKAGRNTRPSKDELFDLEQSHPQVVLVAANRRYISVRQGINVSANQDEELDHETFLMQIDQETKKCTFYSSIGGYWTLVTHGGIQATATQASANTMFEIEWHGRRVALKASNGRYVCMKKNGQLAAISDFVGEDELFTLKLINRPLLVLRGLDGFVCHRRGSNQLDTNRSTYDVFHLSFRDGAYQIRGRGGGFWYTGSHGSVCSDGDLAEDFLFEFRERGRLAIRALSGKYLRGGASGLLRADADLPVGEALWEY, encoded by the exons ATGCCAACCAACGGCCTGCACCAGGTGCTGAAGATCCAGTTTGGCCTCGTTAACGATGCCGACCGCTACCTGACTGCAGAGAGCTTTGGCTTCAAGGTCAACGCCTCTGCAGCCAGCCTCAAAAGGAAGCAGATCTGGGTCCTGGAGCCCGACCCGGGGCAGGGCACTGCCGTGCTGTTCCGTAGCAGTCACCTAGGCCGCTACCTGTCAGCAGAAGAAGATGGACGTGTGGCCTGCGAGATGGATCAGCCAGGCCGTGACTGTCGCTTCCTGGTCTTGCCTCAGCCTGATGGGCGCTGGGTGCTGCAGTCAGAGCCACACGGCCGCTTCTTCGGTGGCATTGAGGACCGACTGTCCTGTTTTGCCACGGCCATCTCCCCAGCAGAGCTGTGGACCGTGCACCTGGCCATCCACCCACAGGCTCATTTGCTGAGTGTGAGCCGTCGGCGCTACGTGCACCTGTGCCTTCAGGAGGATGAGATGGCAGCAGATGGTGACATGCCATGGGGTGTGGACGCACTAGTCACCCTCATTTTCCAGAGCAGGCGGTACTGCCTCAAGTCTTATGACAGCCGCTACCTTCGCAGTGATGGCCGTCTTGTCTGGGAACCTGAAGCCCATGCCTGCTACACGCTGGAGTTCAAGGCAGGCAAGCTGGCCTTCAAGGACTGTGACGGCCGGTACCTGGCACCTGTGGGGCCTGCCGGCACGCTCAAGGCTGGCCGCAACACGAGGCCCAGCAAGGATGAACTCTTCGACCTGGAGCAAAGTCACCCACAGGTGGTGCTGGTAGCTGCCAACCGCCGCTACATCTCAGTGAGGCAAG GAATCAATGTCTCGGCCAATCAGGATGAAGAACTGGATCATGAGACATTCCTGATGCAAATCGACCAGGAGACAAAGAAGTGTACTTTTTATTCCAGCATTGGGGGCTACTGGACCTTGGTCACTCATGGGGGCATTCAGGCCACAGCCACACAAGC cTCTGCCAACACCATGTTTGAAATAGAATGGCATGGCCGGCGGGTGGCACTTAAAGCCAGCAACGGGCGTTATGTGTGCATGAAGAAAAACGGGCAGCTGGCCGCCATCAGCGACTTTGTGG GCGAGGACGAGCTGTTCACCCTCAAGCTCATCAATCGACCCCTCCTGGTGCTGCGCggcctggatggttttgtgtgccaCCGCCGGGGCTCCAACCAGCTGGACACCAACCGTTCCACCTACGATGTCTTCCACCTGAGCTTCAGGGATGGCGCCTATCAGATCAGAG GCCGTGGAGGTGGGTTCTGGTACACAGGCAGCCATGGAAGCGTGTGCAGCGATGGTGACTTGGCTGAAGATTTCCTCTTCGAGTTCCGAGAGCGTGGCCGTCTGGCCATCCGAGCCCTCAGCGGCAAGTACCTGCGTGGGGGAGCCTCAGGGCTCCTGCGTGCTGACGCAGACCTGCCTGTAGGGGAAGCTCTCTGGGAATACTGA